A genome region from Schlesneria paludicola DSM 18645 includes the following:
- a CDS encoding class I SAM-dependent methyltransferase → MDAERQRQMILDQFTRQAIPFTELPAHSEEASNRLVIETAGITPNDTVLDVACGPGLITCEIAAIARRVTGIDLTPAMIEQAEKRQSSKGLANMDWRIGDVTVLPFDDASFSSVVTRYSFHHLLDPKAVLAEMVRVCQPGGKVTVVDMFTSSPEQADALNQVERLRDPSHVRALGADELVQLFEDAGLKNVRTEYYKVEMQVEKILAVSFPNPGDGDKVRQLFRDDVGVNRIGMGAMLKDGAVYYAYPIVIVVGDK, encoded by the coding sequence ATGGATGCAGAACGACAACGGCAAATGATTCTCGATCAATTCACGCGGCAGGCGATCCCCTTCACGGAATTGCCCGCACATTCCGAAGAGGCTTCGAATCGGCTGGTCATCGAGACCGCCGGCATCACTCCCAACGATACGGTTTTGGATGTGGCCTGCGGACCGGGGCTGATCACCTGCGAGATCGCTGCGATCGCACGGCGTGTGACCGGAATCGATCTCACTCCGGCCATGATCGAGCAAGCGGAAAAGCGGCAATCCTCGAAGGGGTTGGCGAACATGGATTGGCGCATCGGTGACGTGACGGTTCTTCCATTTGACGACGCTTCGTTTTCGTCGGTCGTCACCCGTTACTCGTTCCATCATTTACTCGATCCGAAGGCGGTGCTGGCGGAAATGGTGCGAGTGTGCCAACCGGGCGGCAAGGTGACGGTTGTGGATATGTTCACGTCATCACCCGAACAGGCCGACGCACTCAATCAGGTTGAACGACTTCGAGATCCGTCGCACGTGCGGGCCTTGGGGGCGGACGAACTTGTCCAGCTCTTTGAAGATGCGGGACTGAAAAACGTCCGTACCGAGTACTACAAGGTGGAAATGCAGGTTGAAAAAATCCTGGCCGTGTCGTTCCCGAACCCGGGAGATGGTGACAAGGTTCGCCAACTGTTCCGAGACGATGTTGGAGTCAATCGGATCGGCATGGGAGCCATGCTCAAAGATGGAGCTGTTTACTACGCCTATCCAATTGTGATCGTCGTTGGCGACAAGTGA
- a CDS encoding urease accessory protein UreF — translation MRALQFGDSMLPVGSFSFSSGLESAVQERIVHDRETLRQFVLTAAEQAATGDGVAVLETHRAARANDFGRIVVADHAVFSRKLSEEMRTMTIRMGRKLAEMAVQTLPSVPLVSDWLAAIKQGAVPGCYPIGQAIVFASLDLSEQDVFAVHQYGVASTILGAALRLMKVSHLDTQALLFEVNEAAGAAYQRVANLQLDDMSTFAPVLDILAAIHVKSKVRMFMN, via the coding sequence ATGCGAGCCCTGCAGTTCGGCGATTCCATGTTGCCGGTCGGCTCATTTTCCTTTTCCAGCGGGCTGGAATCGGCCGTGCAGGAACGCATTGTCCATGATCGAGAGACTCTGCGGCAGTTTGTGCTGACTGCCGCCGAACAGGCCGCAACCGGAGACGGCGTGGCGGTCTTAGAGACGCACCGTGCCGCGCGCGCCAACGATTTTGGTCGGATCGTGGTCGCCGATCATGCGGTCTTCAGTCGCAAGCTGAGCGAAGAGATGCGCACCATGACGATTCGCATGGGACGTAAACTGGCGGAGATGGCCGTGCAGACATTGCCCTCGGTCCCGCTTGTCAGTGATTGGCTGGCGGCGATCAAGCAGGGAGCCGTTCCCGGATGTTATCCGATCGGACAGGCGATCGTCTTTGCGTCACTTGATCTCTCTGAACAGGATGTGTTTGCCGTCCATCAGTATGGGGTGGCGTCGACAATTCTGGGAGCGGCACTGCGACTGATGAAGGTCAGCCATCTCGATACGCAGGCGCTGCTGTTTGAGGTCAACGAGGCGGCGGGAGCGGCCTACCAGCGCGTGGCCAATCTGCAGCTCGATGACATGTCCACGTTCGCGCCGGTGCTCGACATTCTGGCGGCGATCCATGTCAAATCGAAAGTTCGAATGTTCATGAATTGA
- the ureG gene encoding urease accessory protein UreG, giving the protein MKKISRVGVGGPVGSGKTALIEAITPMLIKMGVRILVITNDVVTTEDAKHVQRTLKGVLIEERIIGVETGACPHTAVREDPSMNLAAVEDMESRFPETDLVLIESGGDNLTLTFSPALVDFFIYVIDVAAGDKIPRKNGPGITQSDILVINKTDLAPYVGASLEVMERDSLMMRGKKPFLFTNCKTNEGIPELVNLIRENILFDLDLSAASK; this is encoded by the coding sequence ATGAAGAAAATCTCGCGGGTTGGCGTGGGTGGCCCCGTCGGTTCCGGAAAAACGGCGCTCATCGAAGCGATCACGCCGATGTTGATCAAAATGGGCGTCCGGATTCTCGTCATCACCAATGACGTGGTCACGACGGAAGATGCCAAACACGTTCAGCGCACGCTGAAGGGGGTGCTGATTGAAGAACGCATCATCGGCGTGGAAACGGGGGCCTGTCCGCATACCGCCGTCCGCGAAGACCCCAGCATGAATCTGGCCGCGGTCGAAGATATGGAATCGCGGTTTCCGGAGACCGATTTGGTTCTGATTGAATCGGGCGGCGACAATCTGACGCTGACATTCAGCCCAGCCCTGGTCGACTTTTTCATCTATGTGATCGACGTGGCTGCCGGTGACAAGATCCCCCGCAAGAATGGACCCGGCATTACACAGTCGGACATCCTCGTGATCAACAAGACCGACCTGGCACCGTACGTCGGAGCCAGTCTTGAAGTCATGGAGCGTGATTCGTTGATGATGCGGGGTAAGAAACCGTTCTTGTTCACGAACTGCAAGACCAACGAGGGGATTCCCGAACTGGTCAACTTGATCCGCGAAAATATCCTGTTTGACCTCGATCTTTCGGCCGCCAGCAAATGA
- a CDS encoding AraC family transcriptional regulator: MKKTQQKYNVFWTSCMADVEAWSSEWRHAPQPRHSHDFFQISLTRSGTGQVRRTGQMATCPVNHFVAFHPDEVHELQPDGNDVWVFDTLYLPVNRVAEVVEGLTGSSPRQQLSPMPFHDAELKARFRQLHHAVVHGDERLAQDDRLLNFLKRLALHQSRLSDLPRLRSHTKGIERVRDYLESRIEQSVSLSDLAAIAGIGSFHLTRLFRERYGLPPHAYHIQARVRHARQMLKVGVPVVDVAARAGFADQSHLTRLFKKLVGVTPGDFRLRSRSFKTDDAVDALMARDQFH; encoded by the coding sequence ATGAAGAAAACGCAACAAAAGTACAACGTCTTCTGGACGTCGTGCATGGCCGATGTCGAGGCCTGGTCGTCGGAATGGCGGCACGCCCCGCAGCCTCGACATTCCCACGACTTTTTCCAGATCTCGCTGACTCGAAGTGGAACTGGTCAGGTCCGTCGTACCGGTCAGATGGCCACGTGCCCCGTTAATCATTTCGTCGCCTTTCATCCCGACGAAGTTCACGAGCTTCAACCGGATGGCAATGACGTTTGGGTGTTCGACACGTTGTATCTTCCAGTGAATCGCGTGGCCGAAGTGGTCGAAGGACTCACTGGATCAAGTCCTCGGCAGCAGCTTTCTCCGATGCCGTTTCATGACGCGGAACTTAAGGCCCGTTTTCGTCAGCTTCATCACGCTGTTGTGCACGGCGATGAACGACTTGCTCAAGACGATCGACTGTTGAACTTTCTTAAACGGCTTGCGTTACACCAGAGCCGACTGTCGGATTTGCCCCGTTTGCGGTCACATACGAAGGGGATCGAGCGGGTTCGTGACTATCTCGAATCGCGAATTGAGCAGAGTGTATCGCTGTCGGATCTCGCTGCCATCGCGGGGATTGGCTCGTTTCATCTGACGCGTCTGTTTCGTGAGCGATACGGTTTGCCTCCACACGCGTACCACATTCAGGCCCGCGTTCGGCATGCGCGTCAGATGTTGAAAGTGGGAGTTCCCGTGGTGGATGTGGCCGCTCGGGCCGGGTTTGCGGACCAGTCGCATTTGACCCGCCTGTTCAAGAAGCTGGTCGGCGTCACACCCGGAGATTTTCGCCTCAGGTCAAGATCGTTCAAGACGGATGACGCGGTCGACGCTCTAATGGCCCGCGACCAGTTCCACTGA
- the ureB gene encoding urease subunit beta, whose protein sequence is MAKHDKEPKETAPVGGLVLGKGEIEINAGRPTVTLKVRNTGDRPIQVGSHYHFFEVNRALEFDRAAAFGMRMDVPATTGLRFEPGDEKEVTLIPMGGKQRIYGFANLVDGWTGGAESNYRPNYGESVKRAHDLGFKSKKK, encoded by the coding sequence ATGGCCAAGCATGACAAAGAGCCGAAAGAGACCGCCCCGGTGGGCGGCCTGGTTCTCGGAAAAGGTGAGATTGAAATCAACGCCGGTCGACCGACGGTGACCTTGAAAGTTCGGAACACGGGTGATCGTCCGATTCAGGTGGGATCGCACTATCACTTTTTCGAAGTCAATCGCGCCCTGGAATTCGATCGCGCCGCCGCCTTCGGGATGCGGATGGACGTTCCCGCCACGACGGGACTTCGATTCGAACCAGGGGATGAGAAAGAAGTCACGCTGATCCCCATGGGCGGAAAACAGCGCATTTACGGCTTCGCCAATCTCGTCGACGGATGGACGGGTGGGGCTGAGTCCAATTACCGACCGAACTATGGAGAATCGGTCAAGCGCGCTCATGACCTTGGGTTCAAATCGAAGAAGAAGTAG
- a CDS encoding sirohydrochlorin chelatase, with amino-acid sequence MRIPTGTLLVARDVGAAWGRQHVEELAQGLESRLHQPVAACLPDIDEIPLLERIQSLVEPTTRRLVIVPCGLLPVPERGFIARSITAAQRKWPSLTVHVAVPLTWIEWSGWLRLISLDAIHELAVPPADTGVLVVGQIDSDPMVNANLARLAHLIYESSPLATVTYAFLGGGQPGVSDAIRTLARQGLRNLIVIPWLVSDNVSLAKLQAELAQVTKTCNLPAQLVQPTLAHPALVNLLVANCYAALTYGGEDQLIDTTAKPNSDDQPSEGSSTSDQLAEDAFELQELEARINALLPSEYQGRYEDVSSQSMGTAGLKYDTDGNVAWDEIWTSFCDLALAGGPPHRGRLLEAVSAEDVKKEPEQYQAVVTEIGRGIQMVTGLPIVASASLGWIGVRCENEEMAVWLMRAIIVENIMVRREGNVLYLPAGPQFTVKREIKNVITAVAKTVHYWTAHLNARRQS; translated from the coding sequence ATGCGAATACCAACCGGCACGTTACTGGTCGCGCGTGACGTCGGTGCCGCCTGGGGCAGGCAACACGTTGAAGAGTTGGCTCAAGGTCTGGAGTCACGCCTTCACCAACCGGTGGCCGCTTGCCTGCCGGACATCGACGAAATACCGCTGCTGGAACGTATTCAATCTCTGGTCGAACCGACAACACGTCGGCTGGTCATTGTCCCGTGCGGCCTTCTTCCGGTTCCTGAACGTGGTTTCATTGCCCGATCAATCACGGCCGCGCAGCGAAAGTGGCCATCCCTAACAGTGCACGTCGCGGTGCCTTTGACCTGGATCGAATGGAGCGGCTGGTTGCGGCTGATCAGCCTTGATGCGATCCACGAACTTGCCGTTCCACCCGCGGACACAGGGGTTCTCGTCGTCGGGCAGATTGACTCCGATCCGATGGTGAACGCCAATCTGGCGCGGCTGGCACACTTGATCTACGAATCGAGTCCCTTGGCCACCGTGACTTACGCCTTTCTCGGTGGTGGGCAACCCGGTGTTTCTGATGCGATTCGGACGTTGGCCCGTCAGGGCCTGCGAAATCTGATCGTGATTCCGTGGCTCGTGTCCGACAACGTCAGCCTGGCCAAGCTTCAGGCGGAATTGGCTCAGGTCACGAAGACCTGCAACCTGCCTGCACAGCTCGTGCAACCGACGCTGGCGCATCCGGCTCTGGTCAATTTGCTCGTCGCGAATTGTTATGCCGCATTAACGTATGGTGGAGAAGACCAGCTGATCGATACCACGGCGAAACCCAACTCCGACGATCAGCCGTCCGAAGGTTCTTCGACGAGCGACCAATTGGCGGAAGATGCCTTTGAGCTTCAGGAGTTAGAAGCACGAATCAACGCGTTGCTGCCGTCGGAGTATCAGGGGCGTTATGAAGATGTTTCTTCGCAGTCCATGGGGACTGCCGGGCTGAAATATGACACCGATGGAAACGTCGCTTGGGACGAAATCTGGACCAGTTTTTGTGATCTGGCCCTGGCAGGCGGTCCGCCGCATCGCGGTCGGTTGCTCGAGGCCGTCTCGGCAGAAGACGTGAAAAAAGAGCCTGAACAATATCAGGCGGTCGTGACCGAGATTGGGCGTGGTATTCAAATGGTCACGGGCCTGCCCATTGTCGCCAGCGCGTCACTGGGGTGGATCGGAGTTCGCTGCGAGAATGAAGAGATGGCCGTCTGGCTGATGCGGGCGATCATCGTCGAAAACATCATGGTTCGCCGCGAAGGGAACGTCCTTTACTTACCGGCCGGTCCTCAATTTACGGTCAAACGCGAGATCAAGAACGTCATTACGGCCGTTGCAAAAACGGTTCACTATTGGACGGCACATCTCAATGCGCGACGCCAATCGTGA
- a CDS encoding urease accessory protein UreD, with protein sequence MKPLHLIPELAPYQDEPKQLPTGSPGKVAELRMGFERRGDRTILADLYRRAPLIVHRAIYWDEEMPEMPCVFIITNSGGILQGDRNSIAITLSAGARAHVTTQSATKVHEMDANFATQIQEIVLHEDSYLEYLSDPLIPHKHTRFLSQTRVVIDPSATLLYSEILMAGRKYYGDGELYLFDMLSSTVKGVRPDQSTLFAEKFVIQPYEKSVRQVGVMGDYDVFGNVILLTPKHHADQIFEQIPAVFNPDEGWAAGASRLPNDAGLIYKIVGMESHVVRSKVREFWSVVRPQVVGAPVPPEFAWR encoded by the coding sequence ATGAAACCGTTGCATCTGATTCCAGAGCTGGCTCCCTATCAGGATGAACCCAAGCAGTTGCCAACGGGTTCGCCCGGCAAAGTCGCAGAGTTGCGAATGGGCTTCGAGCGGCGTGGTGATCGCACCATTCTGGCCGATCTCTATCGCCGGGCGCCGCTCATCGTCCATCGCGCGATTTACTGGGATGAGGAGATGCCGGAGATGCCCTGCGTCTTCATCATCACCAATTCCGGGGGGATCCTTCAGGGAGATCGCAATTCCATCGCGATCACGCTAAGTGCCGGCGCTCGGGCGCATGTCACCACCCAGTCGGCCACAAAAGTCCACGAGATGGATGCGAACTTCGCGACGCAGATCCAAGAGATTGTCCTTCATGAAGACTCGTATCTGGAGTATCTCTCAGACCCGTTGATCCCCCATAAGCACACCCGATTCTTGAGTCAGACGCGCGTCGTCATCGATCCCAGCGCGACCTTGCTGTACTCGGAAATCTTGATGGCAGGTCGTAAGTATTACGGGGATGGCGAACTCTATCTGTTCGACATGCTCTCGTCGACGGTCAAGGGTGTTCGCCCCGATCAGTCAACGCTGTTCGCCGAGAAGTTCGTGATCCAGCCTTACGAAAAGTCGGTGCGACAGGTCGGGGTCATGGGAGACTACGACGTATTCGGCAACGTGATTCTGCTTACCCCCAAACACCATGCAGACCAGATTTTTGAGCAGATTCCCGCGGTGTTCAATCCCGATGAAGGGTGGGCAGCAGGGGCAAGCCGACTGCCGAACGATGCCGGACTGATCTACAAGATTGTCGGAATGGAATCGCATGTGGTACGTTCCAAGGTTCGCGAGTTCTGGTCCGTCGTGCGTCCTCAGGTCGTCGGCGCGCCCGTTCCACCAGAATTTGCCTGGCGTTAA
- a CDS encoding urease subunit alpha has protein sequence MSKMTRKQYADLFGPTKGDKIRLADSDLYIEIEKDLRNYGDEAVYGGGKTLRDGMGIDNTVTSAAGALDLVITNATILDPLLGVIKADVGIKDGRIVGVGKAGNPNTMEGVTPGLAVGPATDAISAEHLILTPGGIDSHIHMICPQQVYTALSNGITTFWGGGIGPTDGTAGTTITSGPWNLEMMFRAIEGLPVNFGLLGKGNSSGRGPLIEQVLGGATGFKVHEDWGSTPSAIRRALEVAEEYDVQVSIHTDTLNESGYVEDTIAAIDGRTIHTFHTEGAGGGHAPDIIKIAGEPNVLPSSTNPTLPYGINSVAELFDMIMVCHNLNPKIPSDVAFSESRVRAETIAAESVLHDMGILSMITSDSQAMGRVGENWLRAIQTADSMKKARGKLPEDTPGNDNFRVLRFISKVTINPAVAQGVSHVIGSIAPGKLADLVLWEPAFFAAKPKMIIKGGLINWANMGDPNASLPTPQPTYYRPMFGAFGSALSKTCVTFVSQAAHDLDIKKKYDLQRLVMPVKGTRTATKRDMVRNSTLADIQVNSQTFAVTVDGVHATAPAPKNIAINQLYFFS, from the coding sequence ATGTCCAAGATGACTCGGAAGCAATACGCGGATTTGTTTGGTCCAACCAAGGGCGACAAGATCCGACTCGCGGATAGCGATCTTTATATCGAAATCGAAAAAGATCTTCGCAACTATGGCGATGAGGCCGTTTATGGTGGCGGCAAGACGCTTCGCGACGGGATGGGGATCGACAATACGGTGACCAGCGCTGCCGGGGCGCTGGATCTCGTCATCACCAATGCGACGATCTTGGATCCGTTGCTGGGCGTGATCAAGGCCGACGTGGGGATTAAGGATGGCCGCATCGTTGGAGTCGGCAAGGCCGGCAATCCCAACACGATGGAAGGGGTGACGCCCGGTCTGGCGGTGGGGCCCGCCACCGATGCGATCAGTGCCGAGCATCTGATCCTGACGCCAGGTGGCATTGATAGCCACATTCACATGATCTGTCCGCAGCAGGTTTATACGGCTCTCAGTAACGGCATCACGACGTTCTGGGGCGGGGGCATCGGGCCGACGGACGGTACTGCAGGAACGACCATCACCTCGGGGCCGTGGAATCTGGAGATGATGTTCCGCGCCATCGAAGGGCTTCCGGTCAATTTTGGTTTGCTTGGCAAAGGAAATTCATCGGGACGCGGTCCGCTCATCGAACAAGTTCTGGGCGGAGCGACCGGTTTCAAGGTCCACGAAGATTGGGGTTCGACCCCTTCGGCGATTCGCCGGGCGCTCGAAGTGGCGGAAGAGTACGATGTCCAGGTTTCGATTCACACCGACACGCTGAACGAATCGGGATATGTCGAAGATACGATTGCCGCCATCGATGGGCGAACCATTCACACGTTCCATACCGAAGGGGCCGGCGGTGGCCACGCTCCCGACATCATCAAGATTGCGGGCGAACCGAACGTGTTGCCCAGTTCGACCAATCCGACACTTCCGTATGGAATCAATTCGGTCGCCGAGCTGTTCGATATGATCATGGTGTGTCACAACCTCAACCCGAAAATCCCGTCCGACGTCGCCTTCTCGGAAAGTCGCGTTCGGGCCGAGACGATCGCCGCCGAAAGCGTGCTCCATGACATGGGCATACTTTCCATGATCACGAGTGATTCGCAGGCGATGGGACGCGTCGGCGAGAACTGGCTGCGTGCCATTCAGACGGCCGACTCGATGAAAAAGGCCCGTGGCAAGCTTCCCGAGGATACGCCTGGCAACGACAACTTTCGCGTTCTTCGTTTCATCTCAAAAGTCACGATTAACCCTGCCGTTGCACAGGGGGTCTCACACGTGATCGGTTCGATCGCCCCTGGTAAACTGGCCGATCTGGTGCTCTGGGAGCCGGCCTTCTTCGCCGCGAAGCCCAAGATGATCATCAAAGGGGGGTTGATCAACTGGGCGAATATGGGCGATCCGAATGCTTCGTTGCCGACTCCGCAGCCGACTTATTATCGCCCGATGTTCGGCGCTTTCGGTTCGGCGCTGTCAAAAACGTGCGTGACGTTTGTGTCTCAGGCCGCTCACGATCTGGATATCAAGAAGAAGTATGATCTTCAGCGCCTCGTGATGCCGGTCAAGGGGACGCGAACCGCCACAAAGCGTGACATGGTTCGAAACTCGACACTGGCGGATATTCAGGTGAACTCGCAGACGTTTGCTGTGACGGTCGATGGAGTTCATGCGACCGCCCCCGCACCCAAAAACATTGCAATTAATCAGCTGTACTTTTTCAGTTAA
- a CDS encoding urease subunit gamma, with amino-acid sequence MHLTPREMEKILIYSLADIALKRKAKGLKLNHPESMAVICAAAMDGAREGKTLEEVMTSAAQVLTRDDVMEGVADMIQYVQLEAVFTDGSRLITVHNPVK; translated from the coding sequence ATGCATTTAACCCCCCGAGAGATGGAGAAGATCCTCATCTATTCGCTCGCGGATATCGCTCTGAAGCGAAAAGCCAAAGGCTTGAAACTGAACCATCCCGAGTCGATGGCGGTGATCTGCGCGGCGGCGATGGATGGTGCCCGCGAAGGGAAAACTCTCGAAGAAGTCATGACGTCCGCCGCTCAGGTCTTGACGCGCGACGACGTCATGGAGGGTGTGGCCGACATGATTCAATACGTGCAATTGGAGGCGGTCTTCACGGATGGCAGTCGCTTAATCACCGTTCACAACCCGGTGAAATGA
- a CDS encoding porin family protein — translation MKPLHAGLLFTILCGFGLQQACAEKAARVKLVSSSTDEDSTFDEHEDESFGDDGGSDPLDGVESSGSDRVPTIFALGTATGDVSCAKFAGCCDGCDPSGFKYTWAPDRWAKVGAAVRASFNSQPASAPGIGGNYFTVNNARLLTSGQITDSLGFELNSDVSLAQSASPTSLDLPSTFNLLDAIVKVETSDYFHVWAGQFLPPSDRSNIDGPFYINGWDFPFVSNYPAIFQGRQLGTAYWGQWGGGMLKWSVGAFNGTGATLQSPYTNPPNSPPNASGNIQVDARVTINFLDPEPGYYHQSSYYGQKDILAIGFVVQAQNNALGTAANPANFTGLSMDALFEKKLDNNGVFTLEGALYRYDNQNLATSSQQGDSGFVYVGYLIPQIISIGSINGRLRPFTRYQRYNRDFLAASTGLYSQGLDIGTEYVVNGPNARLTATWSERDVIGSNRIQLFTLGAQLIF, via the coding sequence ATGAAGCCTCTTCACGCCGGACTTCTCTTTACCATTCTCTGTGGGTTTGGATTGCAGCAGGCCTGTGCTGAAAAAGCCGCGCGGGTGAAACTCGTTTCGTCATCGACCGACGAAGATTCGACCTTCGACGAACACGAAGACGAATCCTTCGGGGACGACGGCGGTTCTGACCCGCTCGATGGCGTCGAGAGCAGCGGCTCGGATCGCGTCCCAACTATCTTCGCCTTGGGAACAGCGACGGGCGACGTGTCCTGCGCGAAATTCGCCGGTTGCTGCGATGGTTGCGATCCTTCGGGCTTCAAATACACCTGGGCACCTGATCGATGGGCTAAGGTTGGGGCGGCCGTGCGGGCTTCGTTCAATTCCCAACCGGCTTCGGCCCCGGGGATCGGCGGAAATTACTTCACCGTTAACAACGCCCGGCTTCTGACCAGCGGCCAGATCACTGACTCGCTGGGCTTCGAACTAAACTCCGATGTCAGCCTGGCCCAGTCGGCCAGCCCCACATCATTGGACCTGCCCAGCACATTTAACCTTCTGGACGCGATCGTCAAAGTCGAAACCAGCGACTATTTCCATGTCTGGGCAGGGCAATTTCTGCCTCCCTCAGACCGCTCGAACATTGACGGCCCCTTCTATATCAATGGCTGGGACTTCCCGTTCGTCTCGAACTATCCGGCCATCTTTCAAGGTCGTCAACTCGGTACCGCGTATTGGGGCCAGTGGGGTGGTGGCATGCTCAAATGGAGCGTCGGGGCCTTCAATGGGACCGGAGCCACCTTGCAGTCGCCTTATACCAATCCACCGAATAGTCCTCCGAATGCGAGTGGCAATATCCAGGTCGACGCTCGGGTGACGATCAACTTTCTCGACCCGGAACCGGGTTATTACCACCAAAGCTCGTACTACGGGCAGAAAGATATCCTGGCCATCGGCTTCGTCGTACAGGCTCAGAACAACGCTCTAGGCACGGCCGCAAACCCCGCGAACTTTACTGGCCTGAGCATGGATGCGCTGTTCGAAAAGAAGCTCGACAACAATGGCGTGTTCACGCTCGAAGGTGCCCTTTATCGTTACGACAACCAGAACCTGGCCACCAGCAGTCAGCAAGGAGACAGCGGGTTTGTCTATGTTGGATATCTGATTCCCCAAATCATCTCGATCGGGTCAATCAACGGCCGCCTGCGACCTTTCACTCGGTATCAGAGATACAACCGGGATTTTCTGGCGGCGTCGACAGGGCTTTACTCGCAAGGACTCGATATCGGTACCGAGTACGTCGTCAATGGCCCGAACGCACGCCTGACGGCAACCTGGAGTGAACGTGATGTGATTGGCAGCAACCGAATTCAACTGTTCACTCTGGGAGCGCAGTTGATCTTTTGA
- the ureE gene encoding urease accessory protein UreE (involved in the assembly of the urease metallocenter; possible nickel donor) — protein MIIVDNVLGNLRDDNWKSLLQGATFDYLDLDQWQAQKNRFRAETAQGIELALSLERNSRLQDGDLLLWDETNRKATVARIALQDVLVIELSKVIDQREPANWQTCFELGHALGNQHWPAVVKGTKVYVPLTVAKQVMASVMKTHAFSGITYEFVPGTEVIPYLAPHEARRLFGGANSTPHTHILQYANAQ, from the coding sequence GTGATCATCGTAGACAACGTCCTCGGAAATCTCCGAGACGACAATTGGAAAAGTCTGCTTCAGGGAGCCACGTTCGATTATCTCGATCTCGACCAGTGGCAGGCGCAAAAGAATCGCTTTCGCGCGGAAACTGCGCAGGGGATCGAACTGGCTCTATCGCTTGAGCGTAACAGCCGACTGCAAGACGGCGATCTCTTGCTCTGGGACGAGACGAATCGCAAGGCCACCGTCGCGCGGATCGCATTACAAGATGTGCTGGTGATTGAGTTGTCCAAGGTCATTGATCAGCGGGAACCGGCGAATTGGCAGACATGCTTTGAACTGGGACACGCGTTGGGCAATCAGCATTGGCCCGCTGTTGTCAAAGGGACGAAAGTCTATGTTCCGCTCACCGTCGCGAAACAGGTGATGGCCTCCGTGATGAAAACGCATGCCTTCTCTGGTATCACATACGAGTTCGTTCCGGGGACGGAAGTCATTCCCTACCTGGCACCGCATGAAGCGCGTCGACTGTTCGGTGGCGCTAACTCGACGCCGCATACGCATATCCTGCAATATGCGAACGCTCAGTAA
- a CDS encoding urea transporter yields the protein MAVESVSIEQGQQSNSVFQDWYVPLTGLGQIMFQGSPLTGAFFLTGIALVSPLVAAGAVAGSVIGTVTAYVLDYDRDEIRNGIYGFNSALVGIALLAREQPQLLTFGLILVGSIVATLLTYAMSRRLPVPCYTAPFIVTTWVALYIAHEFKIPDVVASPYVQAEKLDMAAAVVRGISEVMFQTSVLTGVLFIVGILLCSWRCAFWAMIGSLVGLLTGLSHEAPEANLSLGIYGYNAALAAMGLALYRRSVMLPIVGALMSVPFTEKIPLLGLPTLTSPFVLASWIVIAMDRLDVRLFGTQQNPSN from the coding sequence ATGGCTGTCGAGTCTGTATCGATAGAACAAGGTCAGCAATCCAATTCCGTCTTCCAGGACTGGTATGTCCCGCTGACGGGCTTGGGTCAAATCATGTTTCAGGGAAGTCCCCTGACTGGTGCTTTCTTTCTCACCGGAATTGCACTTGTTTCCCCGCTCGTCGCGGCCGGGGCGGTTGCTGGTTCTGTCATCGGAACGGTCACGGCATATGTGCTTGACTATGACCGTGACGAGATACGTAACGGAATCTATGGATTTAACTCGGCATTGGTGGGAATCGCGTTACTTGCTCGCGAGCAGCCGCAACTTCTCACATTCGGGCTGATTCTTGTTGGTTCGATCGTGGCGACTCTATTGACTTATGCGATGAGTCGACGACTTCCTGTCCCCTGTTACACTGCGCCATTCATCGTTACGACATGGGTTGCACTTTATATTGCTCATGAATTCAAAATTCCTGATGTCGTTGCATCGCCGTATGTGCAGGCCGAAAAACTGGACATGGCCGCCGCGGTCGTCCGTGGGATCAGCGAGGTGATGTTTCAGACGAGCGTCTTGACGGGCGTCTTGTTCATCGTCGGCATTCTATTGTGTTCTTGGAGATGTGCCTTCTGGGCCATGATAGGTTCGCTTGTGGGGTTGTTGACCGGACTTTCGCATGAAGCGCCAGAGGCAAATCTTTCACTGGGCATCTATGGATACAACGCCGCACTGGCCGCGATGGGATTGGCCCTCTATCGACGCTCTGTGATGCTACCGATTGTGGGTGCACTCATGTCCGTTCCATTCACGGAAAAAATCCCGCTCCTCGGTTTGCCAACCCTGACATCTCCGTTTGTTCTTGCAAGCTGGATCGTGATTGCCATGGATCGACTCGATGTGCGACTTTTCGGAACGCAACAAAACCCGAGCAATTGA